From Melitaea cinxia chromosome 23, ilMelCinx1.1, whole genome shotgun sequence, the proteins below share one genomic window:
- the LOC123664927 gene encoding uncharacterized protein LOC123664927 produces MANKCHQCGKFIATADGAKCTKCACLFHRLCVNLSPDHRIPLKWQCQGCKSGPMEGVSHNKINSLTSSPDTDIFLEAADNTVSSLAQEMRLLRAELGSVAKTMSSFKEELARLNTVVGSLTKKFEDIEVRLNVLEASNGDRSSVTNDQQLSDLVAQLRAELNDREQEGLQNDIEIAGLEEKNGENPTHLVLSLATKLGYELEERDVVSAERVGSRRVYAVSSEHPRSRPIVVRLARRAVRDAMIRAARVRRGTDSAGVTEGEPRSVYVNERLTPTNRNLFFKTREECRRAGWKHVWTRNGRIFTRKSDVTEIRRVRAISDLNKIFGACNI; encoded by the coding sequence ATGGCGAATAAATGTCATCAATGTGGTAAATTCATAGCCACAGCAGATGGTGCAAAGTGTACTAAGTGCGCATGCCTATTTCACCGATTATGTGTCAACCTAAGCCCTGATCATAGAATTCCGCTTAAATGGCAGTGTCAAGGTTGTAAATCGGGACCCATGGAAGGGGTGAGTCACAATAAGATCAATTCACTCACATCTTCACCCGACACTGATATATTCTTGGAGGCTGCTGATAACACTGTGAGCTCACTTGCCCAAGAGATGCGGCTCCTAAGAGCTGAACTTGGATCTGTGGCCAAAACGATGTCATCTTTTAAAGAAGAACTTGCACGGTTAAACACAGTTGTAGGTagcttaacaaaaaaatttgaagACATCGAAGTACGTCTTAACGTCTTGGAGGCATCAAACGGAGATCGTTCCTCAGTAACTAATGACCAACAACTGTCTGACCTCGTGGCACAGTTGCGAGCGGAACTAAACGACCGTGAACAGGAAGGGCTCCAGAATGATATCGAGATAGCAGGGTTGGAAGAGAAGAACGGGGAGAACCCGACCCACCTCGTGCTATCTCtggccacaaaactcggctatGAGCTGGAGGAACGAGATGTTGTAAGTGCGGAGCGAGTAGGGTCGAGACGTGTTTACGCCGTCAGCAGTGAGCACCCGCGCTCCAGGCCTATAGTGGTACGGTTGGCGCGGCGCGCCGTCCGGGATGCGATGATACGGGCGGCGCGTGTGCGCCGGGGTACCGATTCCGCTGGCGTCACAGAAGGTGAACCCAGAAGTGTGTATGTCAACGAGCGGCTCACACCTACAAACCGAAATCTATTCTTCAAAACAAGGGAAGAATGCCGACGAGCAGGCTGGAAACATGTTTGGACGAGAAACGGGCGTATCTTTACACGGAAAAGTGATGTAACTGAGATACGACGTGTAAGAGCAATAAGTGACCTCAATAAAATTTTTGGGGCATGCAATATTTGA